From the genome of Bifidobacterium asteroides, one region includes:
- the groES gene encoding co-chaperone GroES, with the protein MSISLTPLEDKIVIKQAEAETKTASGLVIPDTAKEKPQQGEVLAAGPGRRDDKGERIPMDVKVGDKVLYSKYGGTEVNYGGEDYLIVSARDVLAILK; encoded by the coding sequence GTGTCGATTTCACTCACACCGTTGGAAGACAAGATCGTCATCAAGCAGGCTGAGGCGGAGACCAAGACCGCTTCCGGGTTGGTCATCCCCGATACCGCCAAGGAGAAGCCCCAGCAGGGCGAGGTGCTGGCTGCAGGCCCCGGCCGTCGCGACGACAAGGGCGAGCGCATCCCCATGGATGTCAAGGTTGGCGACAAGGTTCTGTACTCCAAGTACGGCGGCACCGAGGTCAACTATGGCGGCGAGGACTACCTGATCGTGTCCGCGCGCGACGTTCTGGCCATCCTCAAGTAA
- a CDS encoding histidinol-phosphate transaminase, whose product MYYRHRVSIDSLPGYRQGSPAPAVPGLTSYKISSNENPYPPLPGVLQTISEQALGHLNRYPDMHGTRLVERLAKLHGVEPACIQLGCGSTEVITQLVDLVAGHGDQVVYPWRSFEAYPIIITMAGATGVPVPLDRQGRHDIEAMIAAVNDHTRLVIVNNPNNPTATSVDLPVLFDEAYVQFNDDPDRADGLSLMREHPNVIAARTFSKAYGLAGLRIGYAVAAEPIIAGMNKVALPFGVTDVAQTAAMASLDAQDRLAERVQALKQERARILAGLQEQGWRIPEPRANYYWLPLGQAAAQADQRFRDVGLSVRTFPGEGVRITVGEREANDRVLEVCADLRRQGLPQDPIPD is encoded by the coding sequence ATGTACTATCGTCATCGCGTCAGCATTGATTCCCTGCCCGGATACCGGCAGGGCAGCCCTGCACCAGCCGTTCCCGGGTTGACCAGCTACAAGATCTCCAGCAATGAGAACCCATACCCGCCCCTGCCAGGCGTGCTCCAGACCATCTCCGAGCAGGCCCTGGGCCACCTGAACCGCTATCCGGACATGCATGGTACCCGTCTGGTGGAGCGGCTGGCCAAGCTGCACGGGGTGGAGCCAGCATGCATTCAGCTGGGATGCGGGTCCACGGAGGTCATCACCCAGCTGGTTGACCTGGTGGCTGGTCATGGCGATCAGGTGGTCTACCCCTGGCGCAGTTTCGAGGCCTATCCCATCATCATCACCATGGCCGGCGCCACCGGGGTGCCCGTGCCTCTGGATAGGCAGGGACGCCATGACATCGAGGCCATGATCGCCGCGGTCAACGACCACACCAGATTGGTCATTGTCAACAACCCCAACAATCCGACTGCGACCAGCGTCGATCTGCCGGTGCTCTTTGACGAGGCGTATGTACAGTTCAATGACGACCCTGATAGAGCCGACGGTTTGTCGCTCATGCGTGAGCATCCCAATGTGATAGCGGCCCGGACTTTCTCCAAGGCCTATGGACTGGCCGGTCTGCGGATCGGATACGCCGTGGCTGCCGAGCCGATCATTGCCGGCATGAACAAGGTGGCCCTGCCCTTCGGCGTCACCGATGTGGCCCAGACGGCGGCAATGGCCAGCCTGGACGCACAGGATCGCCTGGCCGAACGGGTCCAGGCACTCAAGCAGGAACGGGCCAGAATCCTGGCTGGTTTGCAAGAGCAAGGGTGGAGGATCCCTGAACCTCGCGCCAACTACTACTGGCTGCCTCTGGGCCAGGCCGCCGCGCAGGCTGATCAGCGTTTCCGTGACGTAGGCCTGTCGGTCAGAACCTTCCCTGGCGAGGGCGTTCGCATCACTGTGGGGGAGCGGGAGGCCAACGACCGGGTTCTGGAGGTATGCGCCGACCTGCGTCGACAGGGTTTGCCGCAGGATCCGATTCCTGACTAA
- a CDS encoding GNAT family N-acetyltransferase, protein MSVLHTFRQVWQGSRARSDHALDLPDRLTSPPGHGDFLLRPIREGDQAAWNAVRWRNRDWLAPWESGDPSHGPGMTYAQWMQELDRSRQEGTSAVFLMEFHQSIVGQISLGAIRYGSMRTATVGYWVDQDWIGHGFAPLALAMLANWAFRDGRGPHLHRLEVAILPENQRSLRVVQKLGMEPEGLRRSYMYVNGQWRDHLTFAWIGDQFDPDLPARL, encoded by the coding sequence ATGTCGGTTCTGCACACCTTCCGCCAAGTCTGGCAGGGTTCCCGAGCCCGTTCGGACCATGCCCTGGATCTGCCTGATCGTCTGACTTCGCCCCCAGGACATGGGGACTTCCTGCTGAGGCCCATCCGCGAGGGTGACCAGGCAGCCTGGAACGCGGTCCGATGGAGGAATCGCGATTGGCTAGCCCCGTGGGAATCAGGGGATCCCAGCCACGGACCCGGCATGACCTATGCCCAGTGGATGCAGGAGTTGGATCGTTCCCGGCAGGAGGGCACTTCAGCGGTCTTTCTTATGGAGTTTCATCAGAGCATCGTTGGGCAGATTTCTCTAGGCGCCATCCGCTATGGGTCCATGCGCACAGCGACAGTGGGCTACTGGGTGGACCAGGATTGGATCGGTCACGGATTCGCGCCCCTGGCCCTGGCCATGCTGGCGAACTGGGCTTTCAGAGACGGGAGGGGACCCCATCTGCACCGTCTGGAGGTGGCAATTCTGCCTGAGAACCAGCGATCCCTGCGTGTAGTCCAAAAGCTGGGCATGGAGCCGGAGGGGCTGCGCCGCAGCTACATGTACGTAAACGGGCAGTGGCGGGACCACCTGACCTTTGCCTGGATTGGCGACCAATTCGATCCCGATCTGCCGGCTCGTCTATGA